One Penicillium oxalicum strain HP7-1 chromosome III, whole genome shotgun sequence genomic region harbors:
- a CDS encoding Nitrate reductase [NADPH], with translation MATIPTRAPTPLYFDVEVDNASLKKSPTIPLHDLPTPQEVDIPLPPPSFRTTEILELDKGTPDLHVPRDPRLLRLTGVHPFNSEPPLTALFDEGFLTSPELFYVRNHGPVPQVRDQDIPEWQVRIEGLVENPITLTMRDILEKYDQITAPITLVCAGNRRKEQNTVRKSKGFSWGPAGLSTALFTGPMMADILRSARPLRRAKFVCMEGADKLPNGFYGTSVKLNWAMDRNKGIMLAYKMNGEPLTPDHGRPLRVVVPGQIGGRSVKWLTRLIVTDAPSDNWYHVYDNRVLPTMVSPEMSAQNKNWWTDERYAIYDLNVNSATVYPAHEERLDLTTSGEFYTAKGYAYAGGGRRITRVELSLDKGKSWRLADINYAEDRYREYEGELFGGKVDMWQRETCFCWSFWSLAIPVADLENSDALLLRAMDDAMSVQPRDMYWSVLGMMNNPWFRVTITRDGNSLRFEHPTHPTQAGGWMEKVKKAGGDLANGYWGERQQGEEPREKEPVKEISMKKDGVSRLISFDELKAHSDSGEPWFVVNGEVYDGTKFLEGHPGGAISITSSAGLDVSEDFLAIHSETAKLMMPDYHIGTLLPEALKALQSNSNPTTGEKRPVFLQSNAWSKLRLSEKKTVSWDTKIFVFQLEHEAQLLGLPIGQHLMIKVNDPVSKEPIIRSYTPISETNMQGRMELLVKIYHPTTDVPGGKMTMALDQLPLGTEIDCKGPTGRFEYLGNGQVLIGGKKRHVKSFKMICGGTGITPIFQVLRAVMQDSSDPTRCVVLDGNRLEEDILCRDELDTYTAQDSEKCTVVHTLTKCSANWKGRQGRISAQLIHEWASPEESSMVLICGPQAMEQSAKDILLTQGWAESDIHIF, from the exons ATGGCAACCATCCCCACGAGGGCTCCGACTCCTCTGTACTTTGACGTCGAGGTCGATAATGCTTCATTAAAGAAATCGCCAACGATACCATTGCACGATCTTCCAACACCACAAGAAGTCGATattcctctccctccaccGTCTTTTCGTACAACCGAAATCCTCGAACTTGACAAGGGAACTCCAGATCTTCATGTCCCGCGTGACCCGAGACTTTTGCGATTAACAGGAGTACATCCATTCAACTCAGAGCCTCCGTTGACAGCATTGTTCGATGAAG GATTTCTCACCTCCCCTGAATTATTTTACGTTCGCAATCATGGACCAGTACCGCAGGTACGGGACCAGGATATCCCAGAGTGGCAAGTCCGCATTGAAGG GCTTGTTGAAAACCCAATCACTTTGACGATGCGAGACATTCTGGAAAAGTACGATCAGATCACGGCCCCTATCACACTTGTCTGTGCAGGCAATCGGCGAAAGGAGCAGAACACGGTCCGCAAATCCAAAGGATTCTCCTGGGGTCCAGCAGGACTCTCCACGGCTCTGTTCACAGGTCCAATGATGGCGGATATCTTACGGAGCGCCCGACCCCTTCGCAGGGCCAAGTTTGTGTGCATGGAAGGCGCGGATAAATTG CCAAATGGGTTTTATGGAACTTCGGTCAAACTCAACTGGGCGATGGACCGAAATAAAGGCATCATGTTGGCATACAAAATGAACGGAGAACCGCTCACACCCGATCATGGACGCCCGCTCCGAGTGGTTGTCCCCGGCCAGATTGGCGGTCGTAGTGTGAAATGGTTGACCAGATTGATCGTCACGGATGCTCCGAGCGACAATTGGTATCATGTTTATGACAATCGGGTTCTTCC GACCATGGTCTCTCCCGAGATGTCGGCGCAAAATAAGAACTGGTGGACGGACGAACGATATGCGATTTACGATCTAAATGTCAACTCGGCCACGGTCTACCCAGCCCATGAAGAGAGACTCGACCTGACCACAAGTGGAGAGTTTTACACAGCAAAAGGGTACGCGTACGCCGGAGGAGGTCGGAGAATTACAAGAGTAGAGCTCTCGCTGGACAAGGGCAAAT CATGGCGCTTGGCAGACATCAACTATGCCGAGGACAGATATCGAGAATACGAAGGGGAATTATTTGGTGGAAAAGTCGACATGTGGCAGCGAGAGACCTGTTTTTGCTGGTCATTCTGGTCTCTTGCTATCCCCGTGGCGGACTTGGAAAACAGCGatgcccttcttctccgagCCATGGACGATGCCATGTCCGTTCAACCACGCGACATGTACTGGTCCGTTCTCGGCATGATGAATAACCCGTGGTTTCGAGTGACAATCACCAGGGATGGCAATAGTTTGCGGTTTGAACATCCCACGCATCCAACCCAAGCTGGAGGTTGGATGGAGAAAGTGAAAAAGGCCGGGGGGGATCTCGCCAACGGCTACTGGGGGGAGAGACAGCAAGGCGAGGAGCCTCGGGAAAAAGAGCCAGTAAAGGAGATCAGCATGAAAAAAGACGGCGTGAGCCGGCTGATCAGTTTCGACGAGCTCAAAGCCCACAGCGACAGTGGAGAGCCATGGTTTGTGGTCAACGGCGAAGTCTACGATGGCACAAAGTTCCTCGAGGGCCATCCCGGAGGAGCAATCAGCATAACATCGTCTGCTGGTCTCGACGTGTCGGAAGACTTTCTCGCAATTC ATAGCGAAACGGCAAAattgatgatgccggatTATCACATTGGCACATTACTACCAGAGGCTCTGAAAGCCCTCCAATCCAACTCCAATCCAACGACAGGAGAGAAGCGCCCGGTTTTCCTACAATCAAATGCCTGGTCGAAGCTTCGGTTATCTGAAAAGAAGACAGTCTCATGGGACACCAAGATTTTCGTCTTCCAGCTGGAACACGAAGCGCAGCTTCTGGGTCTGCCCATCGGTCAGCACCTGATGATCAAAGTAAATGACCCTGTCAGCAAAGAACCTATCATTCGGTCCTACACCCCCATCTCAGAAACCAACATGCAAGGACGAATGGAACTGCTCGTCAAGATCTACCATCCAACCACGGACGTGCCCGGTGGGAAAATGACCATGGCTCTTGATCAACTCCCGCTGGGAACGGAGATTGACTGCAAGGGACCGACAGGTCGCTTCGAATACCTGGGTAATGGCCAGGTACTCATCGGTGGCAAAAAGCGTCATGTCAAATCTTTCAAAATGATCTGTGGAGGCACAGGCATCACGCCAATCTTCCAGGTTTTACGGGCGGTCATGCAAGATTCAAGTGACCCGACAAGATGCGTTGTGCTGGACGGAAACAGGTTGGAAGAAGATATTCTGTGCCGCGATGAGCTTGACACATACACAGCACAGGATAGCGAAAAGTGTACCGTCGTACATACACTGACAAAATGTTCAGCGAACTGGAAAGGTCGCCAAGGGAGAATCTCGGCGCAGTTGATTCACGAGTGGGCAAGTCCCGAGGAAAGCAGTATGGTGCTGATATGCGGACCCCAAGCAATGGAACAGTCTGCGAAGGATATTCTCCTTACACAAGGGTGGGCTGAGTCGGATATTCACATCTTTTAA